Proteins found in one Fimbriimonadaceae bacterium genomic segment:
- a CDS encoding metallophosphoesterase, with the protein MSPVKAVLGAAATGAGLLLYGALIEARRLSRERHTLRLPRWPADRAGYRVGLVADIHLGSDDSFRMAREAAEWLVEEDPDVVAVLGDVLNLHRPSIGPRVRECLAPLRHFEGRAFGVWGNHDYCGGTPFFLEPDMAACGVRMLRNGLVVHDGVNWVGVDDGLAGRADPFTPILESDPNLPTVVLWHEGDLVDLMPRGPELMLSGHSHGGQFTLPGGVAPMTSVYGSKYLRGYFPSAPVPLYVSRGVAVTGPPSRLFCKPEVSVLTLVPA; encoded by the coding sequence ATGTCGCCGGTGAAAGCCGTGCTGGGCGCCGCGGCGACGGGCGCCGGACTCCTCCTCTATGGCGCGCTCATTGAGGCACGCCGTCTGAGCCGTGAACGCCACACCCTACGTCTGCCGCGGTGGCCGGCCGACCGGGCCGGGTACCGGGTCGGCCTGGTCGCCGACATCCACCTCGGCTCCGACGACAGCTTCCGCATGGCCCGCGAGGCGGCGGAGTGGCTGGTCGAGGAAGACCCCGACGTCGTGGCGGTCCTCGGTGACGTGCTGAACTTGCACCGGCCCTCGATCGGGCCGCGGGTGCGCGAGTGTCTCGCCCCCCTCCGGCACTTTGAAGGCCGCGCCTTCGGCGTTTGGGGCAACCACGACTACTGCGGCGGCACGCCGTTCTTCTTGGAACCCGACATGGCGGCGTGCGGGGTGCGGATGCTCCGCAACGGACTGGTCGTCCACGACGGGGTCAACTGGGTCGGCGTCGACGACGGCCTTGCGGGCCGGGCCGACCCGTTCACGCCGATCCTCGAATCCGACCCCAACCTCCCCACCGTCGTGCTTTGGCACGAAGGCGACCTTGTCGACCTGATGCCGCGCGGCCCCGAGCTGATGCTCAGCGGCCACAGCCACGGCGGTCAGTTCACCTTGCCGGGCGGGGTCGCGCCGATGACATCGGTCTACGGATCGAAGTACCTACGGGGCTATTTCCCAAGCGCTCCGGTGCCCCTCTATGTGTCACGCGGGGTGGCAGTGACCGGGCCGCCGAGCCGCCTGTTTTGCAAACCCGAAGTCTCCGTCCTGACCCTGGTCCCGGCCTGA
- a CDS encoding matrixin family metalloprotease yields the protein MGVRSESRRYLQPKLLAELDRAANLFDAGLVDEAEARAGLVLMRGPVNVSLDTPGMTIAERLTARQALDRAVQMWRDELGGDLQIAVVPKPFANVRVTWSAGQVAGGRCAGHAVWSRQVWSSGGRWRSEFSADIDLALLGSDGVRLPDATLAQAAAHEFGHVMGMDDSGRKGDLMGPVRTNRPVDRLSPREHDAIVDLRAEADTLADLCALRRDALAW from the coding sequence ATGGGTGTCCGGAGCGAAAGCCGGCGCTATCTTCAGCCCAAGCTCTTGGCCGAGCTTGACCGGGCGGCAAACCTGTTTGACGCCGGGCTGGTCGACGAGGCCGAAGCGCGGGCCGGGCTGGTGCTCATGCGCGGCCCGGTGAATGTCAGCCTGGACACGCCGGGCATGACGATCGCCGAACGGCTCACCGCCCGGCAAGCTCTCGACCGGGCCGTCCAGATGTGGCGCGACGAACTGGGTGGCGACCTCCAGATCGCCGTCGTGCCCAAACCGTTTGCCAACGTCCGCGTGACTTGGTCGGCCGGACAGGTCGCCGGGGGCCGGTGTGCGGGCCACGCCGTGTGGTCACGCCAGGTATGGTCGTCGGGCGGCCGGTGGCGCTCTGAGTTCTCCGCCGACATCGACCTCGCCCTCCTCGGAAGTGACGGGGTGCGGCTGCCCGACGCGACCCTTGCCCAAGCGGCCGCCCACGAGTTCGGCCACGTCATGGGCATGGACGACTCGGGGCGCAAGGGCGATTTGATGGGGCCCGTCCGGACAAACCGTCCCGTCGACCGCCTCTCGCCGCGCGAACACGACGCCATCGTCGACCTTCGGGCCGAGGCAGACACTCTGGCCGACCTGTGCGCCCTGCGACGCGACGCCCTGGCCTGGTAA
- a CDS encoding 6,7-dimethyl-8-ribityllumazine synthase: protein MEVRGKMDASGRRVGVVVARWNELVTKELLEGALDTLRSYGAEPVVVHVPGTWEIPPAATALVESGGADAVVALGCILQGATTHARLLAADVSRSLMDLQVRTGKPVSWGILTPETQEQALERTGLKHGNKGREAASAAVEMISVLAQVKK, encoded by the coding sequence ATGGAGGTCCGCGGCAAGATGGACGCGAGTGGCCGGCGTGTCGGGGTTGTGGTCGCCCGATGGAACGAACTGGTCACCAAAGAGTTGCTGGAAGGAGCCCTCGACACGCTGAGGTCGTACGGGGCAGAACCGGTCGTCGTCCACGTGCCTGGCACCTGGGAGATCCCGCCTGCCGCGACGGCTTTGGTCGAGTCCGGCGGTGCCGACGCGGTCGTCGCCCTGGGGTGCATCTTGCAGGGGGCCACGACCCATGCCCGGCTTCTCGCCGCGGACGTCAGCCGGTCGCTGATGGACCTGCAGGTGCGGACAGGCAAGCCGGTTTCGTGGGGCATCCTGACTCCGGAGACGCAGGAGCAGGCCCTGGAGCGCACCGGCCTCAAGCACGGCAACAAAGGCCGCGAGGCCGCGTCGGCCGCCGTGGAAATGATCTCCGTCCTCGCTCAGGTCAAGAAGTAG
- a CDS encoding sugar ABC transporter permease has protein sequence MTSAKKREAFFGVLFALPWLIGFSVFLIYPISRSIYYSFCDYSVLKTPLFTGMDNYVKLMSDEVFWQSLGNTLYFAFLSVPLGTIVSLALAMLLNTKVRGQAWYRTFFFLPSLIPAVPIAMLGLWLFNGEHGIINHLLRSFHIFELLHLKEPNWLGDPTFTKPVLIMMAIWAGGNAMVIYLAGLQEVPKQLYEASELDGASAWHKTRNVTIPLLSPIILFNVIMAIIGSLQYFTQAYVMFPGGTPARSTYFYTMYLFDNAFTFQKMGYACAMGWILFLIILVLSFGAFKFSQKRVYYEGS, from the coding sequence ATGACAAGCGCCAAGAAACGCGAGGCTTTTTTCGGCGTCCTCTTCGCCTTGCCCTGGCTCATCGGCTTCTCCGTCTTTCTCATCTATCCCATTTCGCGGTCTATCTATTACAGCTTTTGCGACTACAGCGTCCTCAAGACACCGTTGTTCACCGGCATGGACAACTACGTCAAGCTTATGTCAGACGAAGTTTTCTGGCAGAGCCTGGGTAACACGCTGTACTTCGCCTTTTTGTCCGTGCCCCTAGGCACCATCGTCAGCCTGGCATTGGCGATGCTCCTGAACACCAAGGTCCGCGGACAGGCCTGGTACCGGACCTTCTTCTTTTTGCCGTCACTGATCCCCGCGGTGCCCATCGCCATGTTGGGCCTGTGGCTTTTCAACGGCGAGCACGGGATCATCAATCATTTGCTCCGCTCGTTCCATATCTTTGAACTGTTGCACCTCAAGGAGCCGAACTGGTTGGGCGACCCCACGTTCACCAAACCGGTTCTGATCATGATGGCGATCTGGGCCGGCGGCAACGCGATGGTGATCTATTTGGCCGGACTTCAGGAAGTGCCGAAGCAACTGTACGAGGCGTCGGAGCTCGACGGTGCCTCCGCTTGGCACAAGACGCGCAACGTCACCATCCCGCTCCTCTCGCCGATCATCCTCTTCAACGTCATCATGGCGATCATCGGGTCGTTGCAATACTTCACCCAAGCGTACGTCATGTTTCCGGGAGGGACGCCGGCGCGGTCCACCTACTTCTACACGATGTATCTTTTCGACAACGCGTTCACGTTCCAGAAGATGGGCTATGCATGCGCGATGGGTTGGATTTTGTTCCTGATTATCTTGGTTCTCAGTTTTGGCGCTTTCAAATTCAGTCAAAAGCGCGTTTACTACGAGGGAAGTTGA
- a CDS encoding Gfo/Idh/MocA family oxidoreductase — protein sequence MIQVNRSAMSNDVRFGLIGCGGFMRHHLSFLTKVPGARVVALNDNDPVQIERTHESYPVTRHATVHDDYRALLGAGGLDAVIISTPHTLHVQQVLDSLDAGVHVLVDKPMVTSVEDAKKVIAKRDATGKVCGVSYQRHGSGTFRWLKQVTGSGQFGKIRMVTSHLGQQWLQLTRGSWRQQAALSGGGQLNDSGSHMIDVLLWFTGLKAARVSAFMDFCGTEVDINSVVNVVFETGQFASLSIIGDAACWHERHNIWFEEALVTLADDTVRVVQRDGTAFTIDHWPTSETPEQNFVDAVRGQGSVLAPFECGLRTIELTEAAWRSHERSGAPVEVASLG from the coding sequence GTGATCCAGGTAAACCGGTCGGCGATGTCCAACGACGTGCGTTTCGGCCTGATCGGATGCGGTGGTTTCATGCGCCACCACCTGTCATTCCTCACGAAGGTCCCCGGGGCCCGTGTCGTCGCGCTCAACGACAATGACCCGGTCCAGATCGAGCGCACCCACGAGTCGTATCCCGTCACCCGGCACGCGACCGTGCACGACGATTACCGGGCCCTGCTCGGTGCCGGGGGGCTCGACGCGGTGATCATCTCCACGCCGCACACCCTGCATGTCCAGCAGGTGCTCGACTCCCTCGACGCGGGCGTTCATGTGCTGGTCGACAAACCGATGGTCACCAGTGTGGAGGACGCCAAGAAGGTCATCGCCAAACGGGACGCGACGGGAAAGGTGTGCGGGGTGAGCTACCAGCGGCACGGGTCGGGCACGTTCCGTTGGCTGAAGCAGGTGACCGGGTCGGGGCAGTTTGGCAAGATCCGCATGGTGACGTCCCATCTGGGGCAACAGTGGCTGCAGTTGACGCGGGGGTCATGGCGACAACAGGCGGCCCTGTCCGGCGGCGGGCAGTTGAACGACAGCGGCAGCCACATGATCGACGTCCTCCTTTGGTTCACAGGGCTCAAAGCCGCACGGGTCTCGGCGTTCATGGACTTCTGCGGCACCGAAGTCGACATCAACTCCGTCGTCAATGTCGTCTTCGAGACCGGTCAGTTCGCCTCGCTCAGCATCATTGGTGACGCGGCGTGCTGGCACGAGCGGCACAACATCTGGTTCGAGGAGGCTTTGGTCACGCTGGCCGACGACACGGTGCGGGTCGTCCAGCGTGACGGAACGGCCTTCACGATCGACCACTGGCCCACCAGCGAGACGCCGGAGCAGAACTTCGTCGACGCCGTGCGGGGCCAGGGGTCTGTCTTGGCCCCGTTCGAGTGCGGCCTCCGGACCATCGAACTGACCGAGGCGGCATGGCGGTCGCACGAAAGGTCCGGAGCCCCGGTCGAAGTGGCGTCCCTCGGCTGA
- a CDS encoding M23 family metallopeptidase → MVSGVALALLVVGPVTAPPQQQYGFPSRTTRASLMPPVAPDTTESLNTEVVFHRLVFPVVGGARWHDTYNHNRGGGYRHTAQDLAAPKMTPIVAPMSGKIGFKNMTFWIYGDDGWKCLGTHLNDDTPGTKDNRGERDFMFAPDLRFGQRVEAGQFIGYVGDSGNATGPHLHFELFSPEGLRNPLKSLHAAEVLSRPRAFLRRGLGKPQPGEERIDGCYRTWDKVNAVVSIMVASRQEPGKEAVVQTTPHYVTIKVRKDALTKPEFDNVQLWPRDRAATFYCVHEDGKLVATRIDPPGDQ, encoded by the coding sequence ATGGTGTCGGGTGTTGCTCTCGCTTTGCTGGTCGTCGGACCGGTGACGGCCCCGCCGCAACAGCAGTACGGGTTCCCGAGCCGCACGACCCGGGCCAGCCTGATGCCCCCCGTGGCCCCTGACACCACCGAGTCGCTCAACACCGAAGTCGTCTTCCACCGCCTTGTCTTCCCTGTCGTCGGCGGCGCGCGGTGGCACGACACCTACAACCACAACCGGGGAGGCGGCTACCGCCACACCGCCCAAGACCTCGCCGCCCCCAAGATGACCCCGATTGTCGCGCCGATGAGCGGCAAGATCGGGTTCAAGAACATGACGTTTTGGATCTATGGCGACGACGGGTGGAAGTGCCTGGGCACCCACCTGAACGACGACACACCCGGCACCAAGGACAACCGGGGCGAAAGGGACTTCATGTTCGCCCCCGACCTGCGGTTCGGCCAACGCGTCGAGGCGGGCCAGTTCATCGGCTACGTGGGTGACTCGGGCAACGCCACCGGGCCCCATCTCCACTTTGAGCTCTTCAGCCCCGAGGGACTGCGCAATCCGCTCAAGTCGCTCCACGCCGCCGAGGTCCTCAGCAGGCCGCGGGCGTTCCTCCGTCGCGGCTTGGGCAAGCCCCAGCCGGGTGAAGAACGGATCGACGGTTGCTACCGCACCTGGGACAAGGTGAACGCGGTCGTCTCGATCATGGTCGCGTCGCGCCAGGAGCCAGGCAAGGAGGCCGTCGTCCAGACGACGCCCCACTACGTGACCATCAAGGTGCGCAAGGACGCCCTGACCAAGCCCGAGTTCGACAACGTGCAACTCTGGCCGCGCGACCGGGCCGCGACGTTCTATTGCGTCCACGAGGACGGCAAGCTGGTCGCGACGCGGATCGACCCGCCCGGCGACCAATAA
- a CDS encoding ABC transporter substrate-binding protein, whose product MDRRPLLALLGVAVIAGAVAETEQISQPEHRPDRVIVTYWEKWSDFEADAMRKVVNEFNRRQDKIFVNFLSTSGIENKTIMATAGGIPPDIAGLFGANLPLYAYYEAIMPLDEVCAKAGVKKDDYIPVFWDICTYKGKLYALPTTPATTALHYNRKILRDVGWDPDRPPATIEELDELDKRAMILDKQGHVVRAGFMPTEPGWWPWSWPYFFGGTLMDDKGKVTTDLPDNVRAYTWMASFAKRYGASQLQSFKQGFANAFNSPQNAFLDKKVATVLQGVWMANFIQKYTPDLDWAASPFPTPADRPELKGRVIADLDIVVIPRGAKHPQEAFEFLKFLQSQEGMELLCMGQKKYTPLMKVSPSFYANHPNPFIKLFRDQSLSPNVFYTPRTPIWNRYQQELQVVIDKMNLLDKRSVKDLLGDVKARVQPMQDEVDKIERLREEQKKR is encoded by the coding sequence ATGGATCGAAGGCCGCTTCTCGCCCTGCTCGGCGTCGCCGTGATCGCTGGTGCTGTGGCCGAGACCGAGCAGATCTCCCAGCCGGAGCATAGACCTGACCGGGTCATCGTCACTTACTGGGAGAAGTGGTCGGACTTTGAGGCCGACGCGATGCGGAAGGTCGTCAACGAGTTCAACCGACGGCAGGACAAGATTTTCGTCAACTTCCTCTCGACGAGCGGCATCGAGAACAAGACGATCATGGCCACGGCGGGAGGCATCCCGCCCGACATCGCCGGACTCTTCGGGGCCAATCTTCCGCTCTACGCCTACTACGAGGCGATCATGCCGCTGGACGAGGTGTGTGCCAAGGCAGGCGTCAAGAAGGACGACTATATCCCTGTCTTTTGGGACATCTGCACGTACAAGGGGAAGCTTTACGCGTTGCCGACGACCCCGGCGACGACCGCGCTCCACTACAACCGTAAGATCTTGCGCGACGTGGGTTGGGACCCCGACCGGCCCCCGGCGACGATCGAGGAGCTTGACGAACTCGACAAACGGGCGATGATCCTCGACAAGCAGGGGCACGTCGTCCGGGCGGGGTTCATGCCGACCGAGCCGGGGTGGTGGCCGTGGAGCTGGCCCTACTTCTTTGGTGGCACCCTGATGGACGACAAGGGCAAGGTCACCACCGACCTGCCCGACAACGTCCGGGCCTACACCTGGATGGCGAGCTTCGCCAAGCGGTACGGCGCGAGTCAATTGCAGTCGTTCAAGCAGGGCTTCGCCAACGCCTTCAACTCGCCGCAGAACGCCTTTCTGGACAAGAAGGTCGCCACCGTCTTGCAGGGCGTCTGGATGGCCAACTTCATTCAAAAGTACACCCCGGACTTGGATTGGGCCGCCTCACCGTTCCCGACTCCTGCCGACCGCCCCGAACTCAAGGGTCGTGTCATCGCCGACCTGGACATCGTGGTGATCCCACGGGGGGCCAAGCACCCTCAGGAGGCGTTCGAGTTTCTCAAGTTCCTTCAGTCACAAGAGGGGATGGAACTACTCTGTATGGGGCAGAAGAAGTACACGCCCCTAATGAAGGTCAGCCCGTCCTTCTATGCCAACCATCCGAACCCGTTCATCAAGCTGTTCCGTGACCAATCGCTCAGTCCTAACGTTTTCTACACACCGCGCACCCCGATCTGGAACCGGTACCAACAAGAGTTGCAAGTCGTCATTGACAAGATGAACTTGCTTGACAAGCGTTCGGTCAAGGACCTGCTTGGCGACGTCAAGGCTCGTGTGCAGCCGATGCAGGACGAGGTCGACAAGATCGAAAGACTCCGCGAGGAGCAGAAGAAGCGATGA
- a CDS encoding sulfite exporter TauE/SafE family protein, with amino-acid sequence MDGAAIARGAAVFAAGFVASAINSFAGGGSLVSFPALVAAGLGEKVANATNGVALCGGNLAGALAFLDRFGQTKRHLLPMLPATAAGSLLGAVLLVSTPPGVFKVAVPFLTLTGTLVLALQQRIKAVTGHGEGSLAAMVAIQFVVSVYGGYFGAGMGIMMLASMGVAIRADIHELNALKNWLTLVINLVSSTVLLTKGLVDMPMAGVLLVGGLLGGYLSGRWSQRVDPAKLRVGIVVYGVVMSGWFLWRAFSP; translated from the coding sequence ATGGACGGCGCGGCGATAGCGCGGGGGGCGGCGGTCTTCGCAGCCGGCTTCGTCGCCTCGGCCATCAACTCCTTTGCGGGCGGAGGCTCACTGGTGTCCTTTCCTGCCCTTGTCGCAGCTGGCCTGGGCGAGAAGGTGGCCAACGCCACGAACGGAGTCGCACTCTGCGGCGGCAACCTCGCCGGCGCGCTGGCGTTTCTCGACCGGTTCGGCCAAACCAAGCGCCACCTGCTGCCCATGTTGCCGGCGACCGCGGCCGGGTCCCTGCTCGGTGCCGTCCTTCTCGTCTCCACCCCGCCTGGCGTGTTCAAAGTGGCCGTCCCGTTCCTCACTCTGACCGGCACCCTGGTGCTGGCCCTCCAGCAAAGGATCAAGGCGGTCACGGGCCATGGCGAGGGGAGCCTGGCCGCGATGGTCGCCATCCAGTTTGTCGTGAGCGTTTATGGCGGCTACTTTGGTGCGGGGATGGGGATCATGATGTTGGCGAGCATGGGCGTCGCGATCCGGGCCGACATCCATGAGCTCAACGCGCTCAAGAACTGGCTCACCCTGGTCATCAACCTCGTCAGTTCGACGGTACTGCTCACCAAGGGTCTCGTCGACATGCCGATGGCCGGAGTCCTCTTGGTCGGCGGGCTCCTTGGCGGCTACCTGTCCGGACGCTGGTCCCAACGTGTCGACCCGGCCAAGTTGAGAGTCGGGATCGTCGTGTACGGTGTCGTCATGTCCGGTTGGTTCCTCTGGAGGGCGTTCTCGCCATGA
- a CDS encoding mechanosensitive ion channel family protein yields MKEVLDKAGKEAVDTLSHAIAQLPTFLVALVLFGVAVMIARGLKRSIGKAVRDRTGDPTTATTVGRLVSLSVTTLGTLVAASIAFPKFSLDSVVATLGLTSIAVGFAFKDVFENFFAGFVILLSRPFKIGDVVRAQGVVGQIEEIGVRSISLRKFDGELVLIPSVKVFGDIVTVVTDRPVRRFEFVVRLDPHADLQAAADGVKSAVESVEGVQADPPVLVVGTRFVETSVEATVYYWVDTSSTELFRVQAAVMAAVQNRLSSEGAFPSVPLVAARPND; encoded by the coding sequence GTGAAGGAAGTCCTCGACAAGGCCGGTAAGGAAGCGGTCGACACGCTGAGCCACGCCATCGCCCAGTTGCCGACCTTTCTCGTCGCCCTCGTCCTCTTTGGGGTGGCCGTCATGATCGCCCGGGGCCTCAAACGCTCGATCGGCAAGGCCGTCCGGGACCGCACCGGCGACCCGACCACGGCCACCACGGTCGGCCGCCTGGTGAGCCTTTCGGTGACGACCCTGGGCACCCTCGTCGCCGCGAGCATCGCCTTCCCCAAGTTCTCGCTCGACTCGGTCGTGGCGACGCTCGGCCTGACTTCCATCGCCGTCGGATTTGCGTTCAAGGACGTCTTCGAGAACTTCTTCGCCGGGTTCGTGATCCTGCTTAGCCGCCCGTTCAAGATCGGAGACGTCGTGCGGGCGCAGGGTGTGGTCGGCCAGATCGAAGAGATCGGCGTTCGCTCGATCAGCCTGCGCAAGTTTGACGGCGAACTGGTGCTCATCCCTTCGGTGAAGGTCTTCGGCGACATCGTCACCGTCGTGACCGACCGGCCCGTGCGCCGGTTTGAGTTCGTTGTCCGTCTAGACCCTCACGCCGACCTCCAAGCCGCCGCCGACGGAGTCAAGAGCGCGGTCGAGTCTGTCGAGGGCGTCCAGGCCGATCCGCCGGTCCTTGTCGTCGGCACCCGGTTCGTCGAGACCTCGGTCGAGGCGACGGTGTACTACTGGGTGGACACCTCGTCCACCGAACTCTTCCGGGTCCAGGCCGCCGTCATGGCCGCCGTCCAGAACCGGCTGTCCAGCGAGGGGGCGTTCCCTTCCGTGCCCCTTGTCGCGGCCCGACCGAACGACTAG
- a CDS encoding carbohydrate ABC transporter permease: protein MVESRRKQDLLTKLVIYAVLTVMSAVYLLPLLWMISTSLKSDAQSVVSPPVWIPDPVMWQNFPKAFAYNAEKLGYVPFLIYARNTLLLVILTVSGAVASNAIVAYSFARLRWPGRDLVFNMTLATMMIPFPVLMVPTFALYRDFGWIGTFRPLYVAAFFGGAFNIFLLRQFFRGIPMELSEAAKIDGCNEWQTFYQVVLPLAKPALAVVALFTLMGTWNDFLGPLIYLQSPTQFTLSLGLQQYQSQAGGTSFNLLMAASLIVVTPIIVLFFFTQKLFIQGIAATGLKG, encoded by the coding sequence ATGGTCGAGTCTCGACGCAAACAGGATCTCTTGACCAAGTTGGTCATCTATGCCGTGCTGACGGTGATGTCGGCAGTTTACTTGTTACCGCTTCTGTGGATGATCAGCACGTCGCTGAAGTCGGACGCCCAGTCGGTGGTCAGTCCGCCGGTATGGATCCCCGACCCGGTGATGTGGCAAAACTTCCCCAAGGCTTTCGCCTACAACGCGGAAAAGCTCGGCTACGTGCCGTTTCTCATCTACGCGCGCAACACCCTTTTGCTGGTCATCCTGACGGTGTCAGGGGCGGTGGCTTCGAACGCGATCGTCGCCTATTCGTTCGCCCGGCTGAGGTGGCCCGGCCGCGACCTCGTCTTCAACATGACCCTGGCGACGATGATGATCCCGTTCCCGGTGCTCATGGTGCCCACCTTTGCCCTGTACCGCGACTTTGGCTGGATCGGCACCTTCCGACCCTTGTACGTCGCCGCGTTCTTCGGCGGGGCGTTCAACATCTTCTTGCTGCGGCAGTTCTTTCGGGGTATCCCGATGGAGTTGTCTGAGGCGGCGAAGATCGACGGCTGTAACGAGTGGCAGACGTTCTACCAAGTGGTCTTGCCTCTCGCCAAGCCGGCGCTGGCGGTGGTCGCCCTCTTCACCCTCATGGGGACGTGGAACGACTTCCTCGGGCCGCTCATCTACCTGCAGAGCCCGACCCAGTTCACCCTGTCACTGGGGCTGCAGCAGTACCAGTCCCAGGCCGGGGGCACGTCGTTCAACCTCCTGATGGCGGCGTCGCTGATCGTCGTCACCCCGATCATCGTGCTCTTCTTCTTCACCCAGAAGCTGTTCATCCAGGGCATCGCCGCCACGGGTCTCAAGGGATGA
- a CDS encoding nucleotidyltransferase family protein has translation MTWGTVVVAGGRVDEALAQAIGSDRKCLAVVEGRTCLDRVLAACAEAALGPVAVVTGDDAWKEGMPAVHVPDHERQIDNARAGVAAVPEADAVLLLPADAPFLSAAGLQAFVAGIEARPKGERWLAAGLCPADVYRGAFPECPKPSLRLRDGRWHSGAYFAASRAGFEQATGVVAGFSEDRRSQVKMAVRLGIANAFKFATGRFSLADGERVLESVFGCQVLLVPGADPESVVDIDDPKEYAQVLQAAKRYFLT, from the coding sequence ATGACGTGGGGGACCGTCGTCGTCGCCGGAGGCCGGGTCGACGAGGCCCTGGCCCAAGCGATCGGCTCCGACCGGAAATGCCTGGCCGTCGTCGAGGGTCGCACCTGCCTGGACCGTGTCCTGGCCGCCTGCGCGGAAGCCGCGCTCGGCCCGGTCGCCGTGGTCACCGGGGACGACGCGTGGAAGGAGGGCATGCCGGCAGTACATGTCCCCGACCATGAAAGGCAGATCGACAACGCCCGGGCGGGCGTGGCCGCGGTGCCCGAAGCCGATGCGGTCCTCCTTCTCCCCGCGGACGCCCCGTTCTTGTCCGCCGCCGGCCTACAGGCTTTTGTCGCGGGGATCGAGGCTCGGCCCAAGGGCGAAAGATGGTTGGCCGCAGGGCTTTGCCCGGCGGACGTCTACCGAGGGGCCTTTCCGGAGTGCCCGAAGCCTTCTCTCCGCCTGCGCGACGGCCGGTGGCACAGCGGGGCCTACTTTGCCGCCTCCCGCGCCGGGTTTGAACAGGCGACCGGTGTGGTCGCCGGGTTCAGCGAAGACCGGCGCAGCCAGGTGAAGATGGCGGTCCGCCTGGGGATCGCCAACGCCTTCAAGTTCGCCACCGGCCGGTTCAGCTTGGCCGACGGGGAAAGGGTGCTGGAAAGCGTTTTCGGGTGCCAGGTGCTCCTGGTGCCCGGCGCCGACCCGGAGTCCGTCGTCGACATCGACGACCCGAAAGAATACGCCCAGGTCCTCCAGGCGGCGAAACGCTACTTCTTGACCTGA
- a CDS encoding VOC family protein translates to MSGPGLQGRPLAQVAIVVRDLEAAKARWAALLGVEVPETVRTPRGGEVNMVVRGMPSDATCQLAFFDLGNIQLELIEPDGRPSAWQEPLDERGEGLHHVAFWVDDMEQTTSYLADQGCPVGQRGDMGEGQYVYVDAQAQFGTWIELLQRKRPAG, encoded by the coding sequence ATGAGCGGCCCGGGCCTCCAAGGTCGTCCGCTCGCCCAGGTCGCGATCGTCGTCCGGGACCTCGAAGCCGCAAAGGCGCGCTGGGCCGCCCTGTTGGGGGTCGAGGTGCCCGAGACCGTCCGCACCCCGCGCGGCGGCGAGGTGAACATGGTCGTGCGCGGCATGCCGTCCGACGCGACGTGCCAACTGGCGTTCTTCGATCTCGGCAACATCCAACTCGAACTCATCGAACCCGACGGTCGGCCGAGCGCGTGGCAGGAACCCCTCGACGAGCGGGGCGAGGGCCTTCACCACGTCGCTTTTTGGGTCGACGACATGGAGCAGACGACGTCGTACCTTGCCGACCAGGGCTGCCCGGTGGGGCAGCGGGGCGACATGGGGGAGGGGCAGTACGTCTATGTGGACGCCCAGGCCCAGTTCGGCACCTGGATCGAGTTGCTGCAACGCAAGCGTCCCGCGGGCTAG